In Planctomycetota bacterium, one genomic interval encodes:
- a CDS encoding competence/damage-inducible protein A — protein sequence MSETRSPVARVLSIGDEITSGLTVDTNTAWFSRELASLGVRVVSHESTSDDQPAIEAAIKRLARGTDLLVISGGIGPTPDDLTREALAAVVGQPVVISEAWIDRIRQIWAKRGKQMPDANRKQAGYPEGTELLDNPVGTAAGVLADVDGCRVVVVPGVPKEAKAMFDKHVRPLATKLAADAGGHVLRMRALHTFGLGESDVAERLGPVLERGHFGDELDVGTTASSGVVSVRCYARAETTEHADKLLDDVEATVREKLGHVVFGTNNDTLPSVLVDLLKEKRQTLVTAESCTGGLIAKLVTDVSGSSAVFDRAFVTYTNDSKAQLVGVDPATIEEHGAVSTEVVEQMATGALKSAGDVALSVSGVAGPGGGTEAKPVGTVCIGIAWKDGVAAKRFGFHGDREMVRLRSALMALGMLRRHLLGLDPLELA from the coding sequence ATGTCGGAAACCCGCTCACCCGTCGCCCGTGTGCTCAGCATCGGGGACGAAATCACCAGCGGGCTCACCGTCGACACGAATACCGCGTGGTTTTCCAGGGAACTCGCGAGCCTCGGCGTCCGCGTCGTCAGCCACGAGAGCACGAGCGACGACCAGCCGGCGATCGAGGCAGCGATCAAACGACTCGCCCGCGGCACCGACCTCCTCGTCATCAGCGGCGGCATCGGGCCAACGCCCGACGACCTGACCCGCGAGGCCCTCGCAGCCGTTGTCGGCCAGCCCGTCGTCATCAGCGAGGCCTGGATCGACCGCATCCGCCAGATCTGGGCCAAGCGCGGCAAACAGATGCCCGACGCCAACCGCAAGCAGGCCGGCTATCCCGAGGGGACCGAGCTGCTGGACAATCCCGTCGGCACCGCGGCCGGGGTGTTGGCCGACGTCGACGGCTGCCGGGTCGTCGTCGTGCCGGGCGTGCCGAAGGAAGCCAAGGCGATGTTCGACAAGCACGTCCGCCCGCTGGCGACGAAGCTCGCCGCCGACGCGGGCGGGCACGTCCTCCGGATGCGGGCCCTGCACACCTTCGGGCTGGGCGAGAGCGACGTGGCCGAACGGCTCGGGCCGGTCCTTGAACGCGGGCACTTCGGCGACGAGCTCGACGTCGGCACCACCGCCAGCAGCGGCGTCGTCAGCGTCCGCTGCTACGCCCGGGCCGAGACGACCGAGCATGCCGACAAGCTCCTCGACGACGTCGAAGCGACCGTCCGCGAGAAGCTGGGCCACGTCGTCTTCGGCACCAACAACGACACGCTGCCGAGCGTTCTTGTCGACTTGCTAAAGGAAAAACGCCAGACGCTCGTCACGGCCGAGAGCTGCACGGGCGGACTGATCGCCAAACTCGTCACCGACGTCTCAGGCAGCAGTGCCGTCTTCGACCGAGCGTTCGTCACCTACACCAACGACAGCAAGGCCCAACTCGTCGGCGTCGATCCGGCGACGATCGAGGAGCACGGTGCCGTCAGCACCGAGGTCGTCGAGCAGATGGCGACCGGAGCTCTGAAGAGCGCCGGCGATGTGGCACTCAGCGTGTCGGGCGTCGCGGGTCCGGGTGGCGGAACCGAGGCCAAGCCGGTCGGCACCGTCTGCATCGGCATCGCGTGGAAAGACGGCGTCGCGGCCAAGCGGTTCGGCTTTCACGGCGATCGTGAGATGGTTCGCCTGCGGAGCGCCCTCATGGCGTTGGGCATGCTGCGACGGCACCTGCTCGGGTTGGACCCGCTGGAACTGGCATGA